A window of Thunnus thynnus chromosome 17, fThuThy2.1, whole genome shotgun sequence contains these coding sequences:
- the ints1 gene encoding integrator complex subunit 1 isoform X1 produces the protein MNRPKPTTLRRPSAAKPSGHPPPGDFIALGSKSQGGEPKAPAVLLKPAATGLPADRKRETTSTLPSSSGLSSLAKRPKLSTTPPVSALGRLADVAAVDKRAISPSIKEPSVVPIEVSPAVLLDEIEAAESEGNDDRIEGLLCGAVKQLKLNRAKPDITLYLSLMFLAKIKPNVFATEGIIEALCSLLRRDASINFKAKGNSLVSVLACNLLMAAYEEDENWPEIFVKVYIEDSLGERIWVDSSHCKNFVDNIQTAFGTKMPPKSMLLQADTGRSGGDLSAGSSPHPSTPDEDDSQTELLIAEEKLSPEDDGQVMPRYEELAESVEDYVLDVLRDQLNRRQPMDNVSRNLLRLLTATCGYKEARLMAVQRLEMWLQNPKLTRPAQDLLMSLCMNCNTHGSDDMEVISNLIKIRLKPKVLLNHYMLCVRELLNAHRDNLATMVKLVIFNELSNARNPNNMQVLHTVLQHSPEQAPKFLAMVFQDLLTNKDDYLRASRALLREIIKQTKHEINFQSFCFGLMQERKEASYVDMEFKERFVIQVTDLLTVSMMLGITAQVKEAGIAWDKGEKKNLEVLRSFQNQIAAIQRDAVWWLHTVVPTISKVGAKDYVHCLHKVLFTEQPETYYKWDNWPPESDRNFFLRLCSEVPLLEDTLMRILVIGLSRDLPLGPADAMELADHLVKRAAGVQSDDLEVLKVERIQLIDAVLNLCTYHHPENIQLPAGYQPPNLAISTLYWKAWLLLLVVAAFNPQKIGLAAWDGYPTLKMLMEMVMTNNYTFPPCTVADEDTKTEMINRELQISQREKQEILAFESHLAAASTKQTITESNSLLLSQLTSLDPQGPPRRPPPQVQEQVKSLNQSLRLGHLLCRSRNPDFLLNIIQRQASSQSMPWLADLVQSSEGSLDVLPVQCLCEFLLHDAADDSLPIEDDEEGESKEQRAKKRQRQQKQRQLLGRLQDLLLGPKADEQTTCEVLDYFLRRLSSSQVASRVLAMKGLSLVLSEGGLKDGEERDQPMEEDSTDAELLPGYQWLLQDLPKLPLFDSVRGMTSTALQQAIHMETDPQTISAYLIYLSQHAPVEEQASHNDLALVITDVARLIVERSTIMNSLFSKHSTRPESDAVLSAFLTIFSTYIKRMRKTKEGEDLYSWSESQDQVFLRWTTGETATMHILVVHAMVILLTLGPPKGESDFYNLLDIWFPDKKPLPTAFLVDTSEEALLLPDWLKLRMIRSEVSRLVDAALQDLEPQQLLLFVQSFGIPVSSMSKLLQYLDQAVSHDPQTLEQNIMDKHYMAHLVEVQHERGATGGHTFHGLLSSSLPPHRDGAETSKAKVTVEMPHSSVKMRAASQLPAVGPDDDLTGMMLQIFPLNVDPRWHGPPPSQLSLALQQALAKELMRAKQGHIQQGGLAFRLLQALAALLTSTHAGPIVMSMHRNHALSCPLMRQLHLYQRLVSQDIAFSSLFLKVIVEMLIWLDNPTVEAGPLKTLLKSFAGQNSHKHRHNDVRTGFLHLAEALAYRRDAEVPVRAIIAMLKAGERCNAEAELIGKVLQGLMEVKSPYLEELLSLLMTVGTQNGTAGPVAMVISLLLQESEERAVKKEVDANNSSEVIKSGLSSGLLVDWLEYLDPEVTSVCPDLQQKLLFALSKARGSPAYRPYLLALLTHQSNWSTLLQCISALLSKRRDYKLDPSSALDFLWACSHIPRIWQGRDQKIPQKKTEKFVLRLSSEELISLVDLILSESELNSHDSLHEDKSSVDQASCSLIQSRLPLLHSYCNGDVENIKKVSDYLINCTKKWEDSAMSKRCQNLLLQIYLHFPEVIQHVTLPEGTLSSGGAADGSSCKLDVLVHRLVTLLADIGDSKSAEGRVSDANLACRKLAVSHPVLLLRHLPMIAGLLHGRIHLNMQEFRQQNHMTFFSNVLAILELLQPLVFHSDHQRALQDCLLSFMKVLQNFQRSRSPLVFINKFLQFTQKYITHDAAAAIPYLQRHSDILQRLSAENPDLAQLKSLLAGLTLPVKSSSTEVTAEERDDDMSTGSLPLVNISASVSLSAADMTLYLKKMSRGEAVEDVLEVLTEVDDRSRRSPEIIQYFINDLQRLMTSSEELCRNMAFSLALRCIQNNPCLATDFLPTFMYCMGSGNFDVVQTALRNLPEYVLLCQEHADILLHKAFLVGIYGQIDTSSMISESMKVLHMEATT, from the exons ATGAATCGTCCAAAGCCGACAACTCTCAGGCGCCCCAGTGCTGCAAAACCATCAG GGCACCCTCCACCAGGAGATTTCATCGCCCTTGGATCAAAGAGTCAGGGTGGAGAACCCAAAGCCCCTGCTGTCCTCCTAAAGCCAGCAGCCACAGGTTTACCTGCTGACCGTAAGAGAGAGACGACCTCCACTCTGCCCTCCTCATCGGGTCTGTCCAGCCTCGCAAAGCGGCCCAAACTCTCCACCACCCCTCCAGTCAGTGCCCTGGGACGACTCGCTGATGTTGCAGCTGTGGACAAGAGGGCAATATCACCCTCGATCAAGGAGCCATCAGTGGTACCTATTGAAG TGTCACCAGCAGTGCTGCTGGATGAGATTGAGGCTGCAGAGTCAGAAGGAAATGATGATCGCATCGAGGGACTGCTGTGTGGAGCAGTGAAACAACTCAAATTAAACAGAGCCAAACCTGACATCACACTGTATCTCAGCCTTATGTTTCTGGCCAAAATCAAACCTAACGTTTTCGCTACTGAAGGAATTATTGAG GCGTTGTGCAGCCTCCTGCGTCGAGATGCTTCTATCAACTTTAAAGCGAAGGGCAACAGCCTGGTGTCTGTTCTTGCATGCAACTTGCTAATGGCAGCTTATGAGGAGGATGAAAACTGGCCAGAGATCTTTGTCAAA GTGTACATTGAGGACTCTCTGGGGGAAAGAATCTGGGTAGACAGCTCTCACTGTAAGAATTTTGTTGACAACATCCAGACTGCTTTTGGCACAAAGATGCCCCCTAAAAGTATGCTTCTGCAGGCTGACACAGGCCGTTCTGGTGGAGATCTCAGCGCAG gTAGCAGCCCTCACCCCTCAACCCCTGATGAGGACGACAGCCAAACTGAATTGCTGATAGCAGAAGAGAAACTCAGCCCTGAGGATGATGGGCAGGTTATGCCCAG GTATGAGGAACTAGCAGAAAGTGTGGAGGACTATGTACTCGACGTCCTCAGGGATCAGTTGAACCGCAGGCAGCCGATGGACAACGTGTCTCGAAATCTTCTGCGTCTGCTTACAGCCACATGTGGCTACAAAGAGGCACGGCTCATGGCTGTGCAGAGGCTGGAGATGTGGCTCCAGAACCCAAAG TTGACTCGACCAGCTCAAGACCTCCTCATGTCTTTGTGTATGAACTGCAACACACACGGATCTGATGACATGGAGGTGATCTCCAACCTGATCAAGATCCGCCTCAAACCTAAAGTCCTTCTCAACCACTACATGCTCTGTGTCAG GGAGCTGCTCAATGCACACAGAGACAACCTGGCTACTATGGTGAAGCTTGTGATCTTCAATGAGCTGTCCAATGCCAGGAATCCCAACAACATGCAAGTCCTCCACACAGTGCTGCAGCACAGCCCAGAGCAAGCTccaaag TTCTTGGCGATGGTGTTCCAAGACTTGCTAACAAATAAAGATGATTACCTCCGCGCCTCCCGGGCATTGCTGAGGGAGATCATCAAACAGACCAAGCATGAGATTAACTTCCAGTCTTTCTGCTTCGGTTTAATGCAAGAGAGAAAGGAGGCCAGCTATGTGGACATGGAGTTCAAA GAACGTTTTGTTATCCAGGTGACAGATTTACTGACCGTCTCCATGATGTTGGGCATCACCGCTCAGGTCAAAGAAGCTGGCATTGCATGGGacaaaggagagaagaaga ATCTGGAGGTCCTCAGATCATTTCAGAACCAGATAGCTGCCATACAGAGAGACGCTGTGTGGTGGCTTCACACTGTGGTTCCAACCATCAGCAAAGTTGGTGCAAAAGACTACGTCCACTG CCttcacaaagtgcttttcaCAGAGCAACCTGAGACATATTACAAGTGGGACAACTGGCCTCCTGAGAGTGACAGAAA TTTCTTCCTTCGCCTCTGTTCTGAGGTGCCTCTGTTGGAGGACACGCTGATGCGCATCCTGGTGATCGGGCTGTCACGTGATTTGCCTCTGGGCCCGGCCGATGCCATGGAGCTGGCAGATCACCTGGTTAAGAGGGCTGCCGGAGTTCAGTCTGATG ATCTGGAGGTCCTGAAAGTGGAGAGGATCCAACTCATTGATGCAGTGCTGAATCTGTGTACATACCACCACCCAGAGAACATTCAGCTGCCCGCAGG GTACCAACCACCAAATTTGGCCATATCCACACTTTATTGGAAGGCATGGCTCTTGTTGCTTGTGGTGGCTGCGTTTAATCCACAGAAAATAG GCTTGGCTGCTTGGGATGGTTATCCTACACTGAAAATGCTCATGGAGATGGTTATGACAAA TAACTATACCTTCCCACCTTGCACCGTTGCCGACGAGGACACAAAGACGGAGATGATCAACCGCGAGCTGCAGATCTCTCAGAGGGAGAAACAAGAGATCCTGGCCTTTGAGAGCCACTTGGCAGCTGCTTCCACCAAACAGACCATCACAGAGAGCAACAGCTTGTTGTTGTCTCAGCTTACCAGCCTGGACCCACA ggGTCCTCCTCGTCGACCTCCACCTCAGGTCCAGGAGCAGGTTAAGAGCCTCAACCAGTCTTTGCGCCTCGGCCATCTCCTCTGCCGCAGCCGCAACCCAGACTTCCTCCTCAATATCATACAGAGACAG GCTTCCTCTCAGTCCATGCCGTGGTTGGCTGATCTGGTCCAGTCCAGTGAGGGGTCTTTGGATGTGCTTCCAGTTCAGTGCCTGTGTGAATTCCTTCTGCATGACGCTGCAGATGACAGTCTGCCAATAGAGGATGAcgaagagggagagagcaaaGAGCAAAGGGCCAAGAAGAGACAA AGACAACAAAAGCAAAGGCAGCTACTTGGACGGCTCCAGGATCTTTTGTTAGGTCCTAAAGCTGATGAACAGACAACTTGTGAAGTGCTGGATTACTTCCTGCGCCGTCTCAGCTCTTCTCAGGTGGCATCAAGAGTCCTAGCTATGAAG GGTTTGTCATTGGTTCTGAGTGAAGGAGGCTTGAAGGACGGAGAGGAGCGGGACCAGCCCATGGAAGAAGACTCGACAGATGCTGAGCTCTTGCCCGGGTACCAGTGGCTGCTTCAAGACCTCCCAAAGCTCCCCTTGTTTGACAGCGTCAGGGGTATGACGTCTACTGCTCTGCAGCAG GCCATCCACATGGAGACAGATCCACAGACCATCAGTGCTTATCTCATCTacctatcccagcatgcaccagTGGAAGAGCAGGCTTCCCATAATGACTTGGCTCTGGTAATCACG GATGTCGCCCGGCTGATCGTTGAGCGTTCCACCATCATGAACAGCCTGTTCTCCAAACATTCCACAAGACCCGAATCTGATGCTGTTCTCAGTGCTTTCCTCACCATCTTCTCCACCTACATCAAGAGGATGAGGAAGACCAAGGAAGGAGAGGATCTCTATAGCTGG TCAGAATCTCAGGACCAGGTTTTTCTGCGGTGGACTACCGGAGAGACCGCCACAATGCACATCCTTGTAGTCCATGCCATGGTTATCCTGCTGACTCTTGGGCCTCCTAAAG GAGAGAGTGACTTCTACAATCTTTTGGACATTTGGTTTCCCGATAAGAAACCTCTACCCACTGCCTTCCTGGTTGACACGTCAGAGGAGGCCCTTCTGCTGCCTGATTGGTTGAAACTGAGGATGATCCGATCAGAGGTTTCTCGATTAGTTGATGCAG CTTTGCAAGACCTGGAGCCgcagcagctgctgttgtttgtaCAGTCCTTCGGCATTCCGGTCTCCAGCATGAGTAAACTGCTTCAGTATTTGGATCAAGCTGTCTCCCATGATCCACAGACACTGGAGCAGAACATCATGGACAAGC ACTACATGGCCCACCTGGTTGAGGTGCAGCATGAGCGAGGTGCCACTGGGGGGCACACTTTCCATGGATTACTTagctcctctcttcctccacacAGAG ATGGTGCTGAAACAAGTAAGGCCAAAGTTACCGTAGAAATGCCCCACAGCTCTGTTAAAATGAGAGCAGCCAGTCAGCTTCCTGCGGTCGGTCCTGATGATGATCTAACTGGAATGATGCTTCAG ATATTCCCTTTAAACGTGGACCCTCGCTGGCACGGTCCACCTCCCAGCCAGCTCTCCCTGGCCTTGCAGCAGGCCCTGGCTAAAGAGCTGATGCGGGCCAAGCAGGGCCACATCCAGCAGGGCGGATTGGCATTTCGTCTCCTACAGGCCCTTGCAGCCCTGCTTACCTCTACTCACGCGGGACCTATTGTCATGTCAATGCACCGTAACCACGCCCTCTCCTGTCCTCTGATGCGCCAACTTCACCTCTATCAG CGCCTCGTGTCCCAGGACATTGCTTTCTCCTCACTATTCCTCAAGGTCATTGTTGAGATGTTAATCTGGTTAGACAATCCAACTGTGGAGGCAGGACCACTGAAAACCTTGCTCAAATCCTTCGCTGGTCAGAACTCTCACAAACACAGGCACAATGATG TGCGTACAGGTTTCCTCCACCTGGCTGAGGCTTTGGCGTATCGCAGAGACGCTGAAGTGCCAGTGAGAGCCATCATTGCGATGCTGAAGGCTGGAGAGAGATGTAATGCAGAGGCTGAGCTCATTGGGAAAG TGTTACAAGGGCTGATGGAGGTGAAGTCGCCATATTTGGAGGAGCTGTTGTCTCTGTTGATGACTGTTGGTACACAGAATGGGACAGCCGgccctgttgccatggtgatttCCTTGCTGCTTCAGGAAAGTGAGGAGCGAGCTGTGAAAAAGGAAGTAGACGCAAACAA CAGCTCAGAAGTGATAAAGTCGGGACTGAGCTCTGGGTTACTGGTCGATTGGCTGGAGTATCTCGACCCTGAGGTCACTTCAGTGTGTCCAGACCTTCAACAAAAACTGCTGTTTGCCCTCAGTAAG GCACGAGGCAGTCCTGCCTACAGACCTTATCTTTTGGCCTTGCTTACACATCAGTCCAACTGGTCCACCCTCCTGCAGTGTATCAGTGCTCTTCTCAGCAAGCGCAGAGACTACAA ACTGGATCCATCATCAGCCCTGGATTTCCTGTGGGCGTGCAGCCACATCCCACGTATCTGGCAAGGACGTGACCAGAAGATCCCTCAA aagaaaacagagaagtTTGTGCTGCGACTCAGTTCAGAGGAGCTCATCAGCCTGGTGGACCTGATCCTATCAGAGTCAGAGCTCAACAGTCACGACTCACTCCATGAAGACAAAAGCAGTGTGGACCAGGCCTCCTGTTCTCTCATCCAGTCCAGGCTGCCCCTCCTTCACTCCTACTGCAACGGCGATGTAGAAAACATCAAGAAGGTCTCAGATTACCTCATCAACTGCACAAAGAAATGGGAGGACAG cGCGATGAGTAAGCGTTGCCAGAACTTGCTGCTGCAGATCTATCTGCACTTTCCCGAAGTAATCCAGCACGTTACCCTGCCTGAAGGCACTCTCAGCAGTGGGGGGGCTGCAGACGGCAGCAGCTGCAAG CTTGACGTCCTGGTCCATCGCCTGGTCACACTGCTGGCTGATATAGGAGACTCAAAGTCCGCCGAGGGCCGTGTGTCTGATGCCAACCTCGCATGTCGGAAACTTGCCGTGTCGCACCCTGTCCTTTTGCTCag acaCCTACCTATGATCGCAGGTCTCCTTCACGGTCGCATTCACCTGAACATGCAGGAGTTCCGACAGCAAAACCACATGACGTTCTTCAGTAACGTGCTGGCAATCCTGGAGCTGCTGCAGCCGCTTGTTTTCCACAGCGACCACCAGAGGGCACTTCAAGACTGCCTTCTGTCCTTCATGAAGGTCCTTCAG AATTTCCAGAGGAGTCGTTCTCCGTTAGTCTTCATCAACAAGTTTCTGCAGTTCACACAGAAGTACATAACTCACGACGCAGCGGCAGCTATTCCTTACCTACAGAGGCACTCTGACATTTTGCA GCGTCTGTCTGCAGAAAACCCAGACTTGGCCCAGTTGAAATCTCTGCTGGCTGGACTCACTTTGCCAGTGAAGAGCTCCTCTACAGAGGTTACggcagaagagagagatg ACGACATGTCCACCGGTTCCCTGCCCCTAGTCAACATATCTGCTTCAGTTTCACTGAGTGCGGCTGACATGACACTGTACCTGAAAAAGATGTCAAGAGGAGAGGCAGTCGAGG ATGTGTTAGAAGTGTTGACAGAGGTGGATGACAGGTCTAGGAGGAGCCCGGAGATCATCCAGTACTTCATA AACGATCTTCAGAGACTCATGACTTCTTCTGAGGAGTTGTGTCGGAACATGGCCTTCAGTCTGGCTCTGCGCTGTATCCAGAATAATCCCTG CCTGGCAACAGACTTCCTGCCGActttcatgtactgtatgggCAGCGGTAACTTCGACGTTGTACAGACTGCTCTCAGGAATCTTCCAGAGTACGTGCTGCTCTGTCAAG AACATGCAGACATCTTGCTCCACAAGGCGTTCTTAGTGGGTATCTACGGACAAATTGACACCAGCTCAATGATCTCAGAGTCCATGAAGGTCCTTCACATGGAAGCAACAACATAA